The DNA window CGTCGACGACGTCCTCGTCCTGCTCCGGCTGCCGAAGCTCGACGAGTCCACCAGCTACCGCCCGGTCCGCCGGGTCACCACCGCGCCGAGCGGCTACGAGGGTGAGGGCTTCCCGGTCCGCCGGGCCTTCGCCGGGGTCTCGATGACCGATCTCGACCCGTTCATCCACCTCGACCAGATGGGCGAGGTCGACTACGCGCCGGGCGAGCCGAAGGGCACCTCGTGGCACCCGCACCGGGGCTTCGAGACGGTGACCTACATGATCGACGGGATCATGGACCACCAGGACTCGACCGGTGGCGGCGGCACCATCACCGACGGCGACACCCAGTGGATGACGGCGGGAGCCGTCATGCGACCAGGCGCACATTAAGAATTGTGCGCGAGCCGACTTACGGGAGTGCGTGAGTCGGCTCGTGCGTGTGGCGTCTCACCCATGCTGCCCACCAACCCGCAAGCGCCCGCCCTCGGCCGCGCCCGGCTCCGCGCGAGCCTGTACGTCCGACTCAGCAAGAGCGCCGACGACGCGAACACCTCGCTAGAGAACATGATCAAGGAATGCCGCGAGCTTGTCGCCCGGGAGGGCTTCGAGGAGGTCGCCCTTCACGTGGACGACGGTATCTCGGGCGGCGTCCGCGACCGCCCCGAGTTCATCGCCTGGCTGAACGACGCCCGCCACGGCCGCGCTGACGTGCTGGTCGCTCACCACGTCGACCGCATGACCCGCGAGGGCCTGAACGTCGCCGCGATGATCCTTGACGTGCAGGAAGGTAAGGACCACGCCACCGGCCGCCAGATTCACGCGCCTGTGCGGCTCATGGACACGAAGGGCATCGACAGTAACAACGGCGTTGCCTTCCGAATCCTGTTCCTGATCAAGGCCGAGACGGCGCGCGAAGAGCGCCAGCGAATCAAGGAGCGGCAGGCCGGGCGGGCGACCCGCCTGCGGCTGGCCGGACGCTGGCCGGGTGGTGAGGTGCCCTTCGGCTATCAGATCGTGGAGGCGGCCGACGGCAAGGGAAAGACGCTCGCTCTGCTGAACAAGGAAGTTGACGCCTTGGAGGGCTGCGCCTCTCGAATTCTCGACGGGCACACCCTGAGTCGCACGGTTCGATGGATGAACACTCACGGCGTCAGGCCGCGCCGCGCGCCCGAGTGGTCACGGGTGACGCTGCGGCAGGCGCTCACCGGCGATCACATCCTGGGCCGCGTCACCATCGGCGGCGTGGTCCAGAGGGACGCCAAGGGCCGCGCCCTGACACCGTTTCCGGCCGCGCTGGACCTGCCGACCGTGGTCGAGCTGCGGAAGGCGCTCGACCCCTCCCCCGACCCGCGCAAGCGCACCGGTCGCAAGCCGGCCCGGCTCGCCTCGCGACTCATCGAGTGCTCGGGCTGCGGGCACCTGCTGACCGTCGCCCGCACGAAGACGGCCTACCGGCCCGCTGGCCGCCCGGAGGAGGTGCGCCGGTACGAGATGGTCGCCTACCGGTGCCAGCGCAAGGCAGAGGGCAAGCTGTGCGACCGCCCGGTACTCGTCTCGGCGCTGCCCTTCGAGGCACACCTAGAAGCCCGCTTCAAGGCGGACTTCGGTCACTCCCCGATGGTCGAGCGGCGGGTGATCGTGGCCGACGACGGGGCCCTGACGGCCCTAGAAGACGATGTCGCCGCTGTTCTGGCGTCCCTGGCGCAGTCGGCCACCCCGGAGAACTTCGCCCGCCTGCAAGCCCTCCAAGCCGAGCGGGACACCCTCGCCGCCGCTCCCCGTGAGCCCGACGTGCGAAAGGTGCTGCTCGGGCACACGCTCAGCGAGGAGTGGGACCTTCGCGACACCGAAGGCCGACGCGAACTGCTGGCCGAGGCGTACGCCGCGCTGATCCTGAAGCCCGGCAAGCGGGGCGGTCGCGGTCACTTCGATCCGGCCCGGCTCGTCGCGATCCCGAACGAGGGCGAGCACGACCCCGACTACTAGCGTGTAAACGCGTGATACGACTCACCAGAGACGCCCTCGGTCATCCGCCGGGGGCGTCTCGCATGTGCGCGGGGTGACGCGGGGGTGACGGGACGCGTCCGAGTCCGGCCCGAGGATGACGGAAAGACGAAAGTTTCGTCATTCCCTATTAGTGCTTCTGGAGGAGGAGGAGCCCTAGAAGCGGAATAGAGAATGACGAAACTTGCGTCACTGCGCCATCCGCCCGCCAGGAACCGTCCCGAACGTCCCCCGAGGGCGTCACCGCCCGATGCTTACGCCCTGGTAGACCCGGGTACCGGCCTGACCAGCCAACCCACCCCCGGAGGTCGCCGTGAGCGCAACCGCACTCGCCCTCGCCCTTGCCCTTTCCCCCACGCCCGCCCCGACGGACGTCCCCGGGCCGCTCGGCCGCGTGGTCAACGGTGTCACGGGCACCGTCGGGGACCTGCTCGGCGCGGAGCCCTCCACCGCCGCCCCTGCACCGTCCACCGCCGCGCCCCGGGCAACGTCCGCACCCGCCCCCGCGAAGCCGGCAGCGACCCGCACAGCGGGCACAGCACCCGCGCCCGCGAACGTCGCCCCGGCTGTCCCTGCGCCAACGCCTGAGCAGCCCGGGGCCGTTCGGCCGGAGGCCGTGAGCGTGCCCGTGCCATCCGGCGCGGCGTCGGGCGGTGCCCCGCTGCCTGTTCGCGCTTCAGCCCCGGCCCCGGAGAAGGTCACCGCGGCCTCCGGCCCGCCGCTGACGGTGGAGTCGACGCGGACGGTCTACGTCGTCGGCCTGGCCGCGCTGGCGCTGCCTGCGGGGTGGTGGGTGCTGCGCCGCCGCCAGTCGCGCGAGACGCCGTCGGCCGCCGTCTACGAAGAGGCGTACGAGCTGGGCCGCGCCGACGAGCGGGCGACGGTCGAGCAGCCGGCCGCGAAGGTGCTTCGGCTCCCGCGTCACCGCGCGTAGCCCGGACATGCGAAAGCCCCCGACGTGTGCCGGGGGCTTTCGTTCGTGCTGGGTCAGCCGACGGGGCCGATGCGCTTCGCGTAGTCCACGAAGCCTTGCCAGGTCGCCGGCTCGAATGCCAGCGCCGGCCCGGTCGGGTCCTTGGAGTCCCGCACGCCAACGACGCCGGGCAGGTTGTCCGCTACTTCAACGCAGTTACCGCCGCCGGAGCCGCTGCGGGATGACTTGCGCCAGTGAGCGCCGATCAGGTCCACGAGTTCACAACTTCCTTCATCAGCTCGATTGACTGGCGGCGGGGTAGGGCCTCGTTGCGGACCGTCTCCCACCTTGACATCAGAGTATCCACATCGGCGGGTTTCTCGACGACCACCCCGCCAAGCTGGTTCTCCATCTCCCCTAGCCACGTGTGCTCGGGCGAGCGCGCGAGGCTGAAGGGCCCGGTCAAGCCGACGTGCATGCTGATGTCGTCTGGCAGCACGTGCACACTGATGTTCGGTCGTTCGGCGAGCGCAATCAAGTGCTTTATCTGGCCGGCCATGACGTGCCGGAAGTCTTCCCGCGCCCGGCGTAGCACCGCCTCGGCGATGACCGCGATGAACTGCGGCGCGTTGCCCCCGGTCAGGATCGCTTGCCGCTCCATCCGGTCGGCAAGCCTACGGTCGACCTCTTCTTCGCTGAGGGTGTCGTCGCACCGGATGACGGCTCGGGCGTAGTCCTCCGTCTGTAGCAGGCCGGGGACGAGCGACGGTTGCCAGCATCGGAGCTGCGTCGCGGCGCGCTCCGCATCCAACCAGGGCAGGAACCACGACGGCACGCCCAGCTTCTCCACCAGGCGCTCATACATGCCCCCGTTGTTGAGCGCTCTGTCGCCGCCCTTGATGAAGTCCATGGTGAGGGCGCGCGTGCCGCCCTCCACGGCGCTGACGTGCGACGCGCTGAAGCCTGCGGCCCGCCCGAACGCTTCTTGCGTCATCCCGGCGGCACCCCGGGCCCGGCGGATCTCGCTGACGATGAACAGCGCGAGCGGGTGCGGCAAGTCAGCCATCAGCGGTCCCCAAACCTTGAGATCAACTATTCACGCCTCTACAGGTCGGCGACTCGGCCGCCCGGTCCTGCCCACCTGCGCGAAGGGCCTTCCGAGGGTAGCGACATCCACACCAGAGTGTCACTAACGGAACCGCTTGCGGAGTACGCGCCGGGGGCGGAACCGAGCGGAGCCGTCTCGGGAAGGGGCGGGGCGGCTCCGCTTTCTCACCGACACGAAGGAGGCCAGCCGTGCGACTTCGGTTCTGGCGCTGTGACCCCGATTCGCCGAAGCCCGGCCCGCGCCCAGCACCGCAGCGCCCGGCGTGGGCGACCGAACCCACCGGATTCTTCCGGCCGCTGAACAACGGCCGCGCGGGCAACCTGACGCCGGCCCAGACGTTCCGGGCGAACGGGGGCCGGTGGTGATCTCGTCCATGCTTCCGTTTCCGTCCGCAGGCCCCACCCCGAACCGGCCCCGCTACCGCACTGAGACGGCCTTGCCGCACACACCGATGCGTCCGGGGTGGGCGTGCCGGTCATGCGGCAACCCGTGGCCGTGCGCAGACGCCCGCCTTCTGCTCCGCGTCGAGTACGAGGACAACCCGCCCGGCCTGTCGATCTACCTGGCTGGCCTCATGTTCGAGGCAATGCGGGACCTGTATCACCTGAACCCGCACGACGGGCTGAGCCCGCCCGAGATGTTCGAACGCTTCGTGGCGTGGGGCCCGTTCCGGCGTTCGATCGTGGGCCGGTCCTGATGGCGCGGCCGATCCCGCCGAGGGAGCGCGGGCCGCCCGTGGAGCCTGAACCGCGCACGCAGGCTCCCAGGCTTCTCCCGTCGCGTTTCAACAACCCCCAACCCGTCTCGGTTAGGAGACGCACATGACTCCCACGAACCTCCGTAAGAAGATCGTCGCCGCAGGCGCGACGCTCGCCCTGTCGGCCGCCGGGATCGCCGCGACCGCCCAGCCGGCGGCGGCGCAGCCCTCCGTCACGCCGGGAAGCACCGTCGCCGGCATGACCTACACCGCCGGAGTGCTCAGCGGCTCGGGCACCACGAACGGTTGGAGCAAGGGCCACATCTACATCCACGGCTACCGCTACCAGCCGAACGGCGCGCTCGACGGCCAGTACGACAACGACTGCACCAACAGCACGTACTGCACCCTGCCCACGTGGGCCTTCTGCCCGGTCGTTCCGGGCACCTGGCGGTGGGTCGTGCGCGGCAGCGGACCGGGCGGCAGCGCCTCGGACAGCAGCTACGCTGTCGTCGTCTTCTGAGGTCAGCCGGCAGGAGTAGAGCATGACGCAGGTACCCCGGGTCAGCTTCACAGTGTGGGACGTGGACGAGGCTTCACCACTGCCGCCGGAGGTCTCGACCATCCGAGTTCACGCGGTCACCGTCGCCGTCGGGCTGACTCGGGGTGCCGACCCCGGCGAGGGGGCCGGCGTCACCGTCTGGTCCTTCGCTCCGCGCACGTCCGACGAGTACCCCGGCTGGTTGAAGCATCACGCGGCGATGGCCTTCGTGGCTCCGTACGCTGCCGCACTGGGTGTCAGTCAGCATGAGGCGTCCGACAGGGTCAACGTCGCCATGCGTGAAGGCGAGCCCACCACTCTCACCGTCGACGGCGCACCCGTGACCGCCGCCGTCTACCGGCTTCATGGCGATTGGCGGGTGACAGCGTCGACGGAGCCGGGCGTGCCCCTGGCCGTCGCGTCCAGTGGGCGCGAGCATCCGGCGTCCTTCCGCGCTACCTGATCCACCCCTAACAGACCGCCCGCCCTGGGCCCGTCTCCTTCCCCCGTGGGAGACGACCCGGGGCGGGCTTCGTTTTGCCCTGAACACCTCGGGTGCCGCTGGCCGACTGGCTTGATGTCCAAGCCACATCGGCCCGAGGAGGCCCCCCATGCTGAAGCCCGCTACCGCCGCGCTGGTCGAGCGTATGCACGAGGCGAACGCCGCCGACCACCCCTTCGTGAACGAGCCGGGCCTGACGCTGGCGCAGCACGAGGCCACCGCGAAGGCTCTGCACGACCTGGCGGACGCCCTGGCCGTGCTGGGCACCGACCGCCGCAGCGCCGCCCGGTTCTGCGGCATGTTGGACGCCATCGCGAGCGCGGCCACGTACGCCGCCGTTCAGGACGCCATCGCCGGGGCCGGTGACAACTGATGCGCCTTGCTCAACTGGACATCGCCGACGAGTTCGACGGCGACGACGACCTGCGCATCACGCCGGACGGCCGCTACAACGTCTATCTACACCGCGACGAGGTCCGCGAGCTGCGCGACCACCTCTCCGGGCTACTCGGCGAGGCTCCCCCTGTCGCCCCGAAGGCGCTCGCGGATGCGGTCCGGCGGGTGGGCGACGAGATGCTGACCGAGGGCAACGCGCTTGCCGCCCGGCCGTTCGTCCGGCTGGCCGCGCTGCTCGACGAGGGTCGCCTGTGATCGCCCGCGTGATGCGCGCCGTCGTGGTCGCCCTGGTCGCGAGTTTCACTCTCGCGGCGGTGCTGCTCGCCATGGCCGCCGCCTGGATCGCCGTCTTCGAGCTGTCCGGGGGTGCCGCATGACGCCTGATGAAGCCCTGATCCGTGGTCGCGAGTACGTCGCAGAGGTCGCGAAGCTCACCGACGAGCCCGCGTCGCCCGACAAGCTCGCTGACGTGGCGCTGAGCGTGGCCGCGTTCCTGGTCGAGTACGGCGAGCCCGAGGCGGACGACGAGGCCCCGGCGCAGCTCGATATCAGCGAGGCCATGCCCGCCGGCCCTGCCCGCCGGGTGATGTGCAGCGCGACGCCCGGGGACTTCGCCTACGTCCGGTCGGGCCGCGTCGGTGCCCGCCCGTTCGTGCACGTCGAGGTGCACAGCGATGGCGAGTTGGCGGCCGTGGCCCTGGCGCTGGCCGAGGCTCGCGCGTACGCCGCCGGCATCCTGGACGCCTGCGACGAGGCCGAAGGCGGGTCGCCGCTGCTGGTTTTCCAGCCTCGCCAGGAGGCCGCGGAGTGACGGCCCCGGACCCGCGTGAGGCCCGCCTACCGAGGTGGGTTCAGGACAAGCTCGTGAGCCTGCGCCGACGAGTTGCAGATGCCGAGGCCGAGCGAGACGCGGCCCGTCTCGCGACCGACCCAGAGGCGTCGTCGGCGGTGCTCGACCAGTACGCCGACATCCCGATCGGCTTGGGCCGGCACGCCCGCGTCACGTTCAAGCTGGCCGACCTGAACGTGACCATCTACCGCGATGACTGGGGCGCCCTTCAGGTCATGGGCAATCAGCCGTTCGCCGTCCACCCTTCCGCCTCCAACACCGTCGAGATCGCCCCGAGGAGTTCTGAGTGAGCAAGGTCGCCGCCGTCATCGGTTCCGCTGTCGCCCTGGTCGTCGCCGCGCTGCTGCGAGTCGCCCTGGTCGCCTTCGTCTTCATGGTCGCCGTCGGGGTGGTCCACGCGCAGTGGCTCACCGACATGCCGACCATCGGCTACGTCGGCGCGCTGGGCGTCTCGCTGGCGCTCATGCTGGTCCGGGTGGTCTTCGCCACCGGGACGGACGACAAGTGACTACCTGCGCCTGCGGCGTGGCCTGGACGGGCCTGAGCATCGCGCACTGCGGCACGTGTCACTGCACCTTCAGCGCCGTCTCGACGTTCGACCGGCACCGCACCGGAAACGTCAACACCCGGCGCTGCGTCCCGCCCGAGTCGGTCGGGCTGGCCCGCAACCGGCACGGCGTCTACCGGACACCGTCGGACCTGGAGCCGGTTTCGTGACGGACCCGCTCGCCGAGCTGGCCGCCGAGGTCGCCGAGCGGTACGCCCTGGACCCGGCCGACTTCGCCGACCGCGTCCGCCGCCAGCTCGCCCGGCGTATCGCTCGGGGCCGGCTCCCGTACAAGGCGTGCGGGGTGTGCCGCCGCGACCTGCCGGCGCGGGCGTTCGCCGAGCGACCAGACCGGCCCGACGGCCTTCGCTCCGTGTGCCGTGCGTGTGCTGCGTCCCGCGACCAGGGCCGCGAGCGGTAGCGCGGTACCAAGCTGGCCGACTTGTTAGGTGTAGGGAGAGACGCGTTTACACGCGCTCTCACCCGCACCCGCTGCTAGCCCCGTTACCTACGACCGGTGTGCCCCTGGGGACCGGCTAGGTAGCGGGGCTGTATGCGTTGAACGCCTCGGGCGCTGCGCCACCGAGGCTCTGACCTGACGCCCCGGGCGTGCGCTCCCGATTCGGTCGAGTGCCCCCGGGGCGTTCTTCGTACCCGGGGGGTGGTTGCTGTGGCATGGGAGGGCTCAGACCGCAGTGCCCGCCTCCCCTCCGACTGGGCAGTACGACGCCTGCGCATCCTGCGCCGTGACGCGTACCGCTGTCAGGTACCGCTCGAATCTGGCCCGCGCTGCCTCGCGCCCGCTGGCGAGGTCGACCACATCGAGCGTGGCGACAACCACGAACCCGAGAACCTGCGCGCCATCTGTCGCTGGCACCACGGCAAGAAGACAGCGGCCGAGGGCAACGCCGCACGCCGGCCTGCCGCGTCGCGCCGTCGTCCGCCCGAGCAGCATCCCGGATCGCTCTGATCTCACGGACGGTGACTGCCGATCGAGCCGCGAGGGGTGGGGGAGGGCCCCCGGCCCGCCGGCCCCGACACCGGGAAGGCATAGCGCCTCCCTGTGCGTACGGGCAGTGAGGTCACAACGACCCGCATCGATATCGCGCACCGTAACCACCCCGGGAAGACCCCGCGCGCCTCGCTTCGACCACTGGGAAACCGCACGGCCGGCCGACCCGGCGCAGCGGGACGAATCACCGACCGGGGTGAGAGGTGCGTTCCCGCCGAGGTGGGAGAGGCGCGCGCCCCATCTCCGTTTACACGCCCTGAGAGGAGGTCCCGCCATGGCCCGAGGCACGATGCACGCCCCGAAGCCCGACGGTCAACGCCGCCGCCGCAACGCCCCCGCCCACGGCGAGACCGTCCTTCCCCGCGATGGCGAGCTGCGCGGCCCCGAGCTGGCCGAGCTGACCGGCGGTCGGGCCTTCAGTGACGGCGTGCTCGCTTGGTATGACGTGTGGCGGCGCTCGCCGCAGGCTGCCGTCTTCGAAATGACCGACTGGCTTCGCCTGGCGCTGCTGGCGCCCATCGTCGAGGGCTACCTGAAGCGTCCCTCGGCCGCCGCGCTCTCCGAGATCCGCATGAACGAAGAGCGGCTTGGGGCGACGGTGGTAGACCGGATGCGCGCCCGGATGCGCGTCGAGGATGACGACCTGGACGAGGGCGACGAGGGCCTGCCGGCCGGCGTGACGAGCCTGGACGAGCGGCGCGGCGACATCCGCCGCCGGCTCGCGTGAAGGCCGTAACCACGATCCCCACCTTCCCCATGGACGGGTCCGTGAAGACCCTCGGGTGGGGCGTCATCGACTGGATCGAGGGGTGGCTACTTCAGCCCGACGGCGAAGAGGCCGGCGACCCCTACCGCATGACGCGGGAGCAACTGAACTTCGTCCTCTGGTTCTACGCCGTGGACGACCGAGGCCGCTTCATCTACCGCCGCGCGGTGCTGAGGAGGGCGAAGGGCTGGGGAAAAGCCCGTTCCTCGGTGCCTTGTGTCTGGCTGAACTGTGCGGCCCGGTCAGATTCTCCCACTGGGACACCGAGGGTGAGCCCGTAGGCAAGCGCCATCCGGCCCCCTGGGTCGTGATTGCGGGCGTCTCCGAGCAGCAGACGGAAAACACCATGGCCGCCATCCGGTCCATGGTCGAGGAGTCCGACCTTCCCGCCGCGATGGGCTGGCCGAAGGACGCGATCGGTAAGACGCGGATCTTGCTGCCAGGCGGCGGCAAGCTGCACCCGATCACCGCGTCTTCGAGCAGCCAAGAGGGCGCTCGGCCGAGCTTCGCCGTGATGGACGAGACGCACCACTGGACAGCGTCCAACGGCGGGCACGCCCTCGCGAAGGTGATCCGGCGCAACCTCGCCAAGAGCCGCGACGGCATGGCCCGCGCGATCGAGACGACCAACGCGCACGCCCCCGGTCAGGACACCGTCGCCGAGATTTCCTATCTCGCGTTCCTGTCGATGACCGAGAAGCGGACGCGCGGCAAGGGCCTGCTCTACGACTCCCGCGAGGCCCCGGGGCATGTCGAGCTGGCCGACCGCGATCAGCTCATGGCCGGACTGGCTTGCGCCTACGGCGATTCGAGCTGGGTCGACTTGGAGCGCATCGCTGAGGAGGTCTACGACCCGGCGACGCCGCCGGAGGAGGCCCGGCGCTTCTATCTGAATCAGATCGTCGCGGCGGCCGATAGCTGGGTCGCCCCTCACGAGTACGACGCGAACCTGCGCGAAGACCTGGCCCCGCTCGCCGACGGCGACACGGTGACGCTCGGATTCGACGGAGGTCGTACGGACGACTCGTCCGCGCTGGTCGCGGTCCGCGTGTCCGACGGGGCCCCGTTCCTGCTCGGCCTCTGGGAGCGCCCGGAGGGCCCGGCGGGTCTGGGCTGGGAGGTCAATCAGGACGCCGTCCGGGACATGGTCGACAACGCGTTTACACGCTTTGACGTGGTCGCGTTCTTCAGCGATGTCGCGCTCTGGGAAACGGACGTGGACCGCTGGCGCGAGCTGTACGGCGAGCGGCTGCTGATCAAGGCGACCACCCGGCACGCCGTGGCCTGGGACATGCGCGGCCACCAGGCCGACACAGTCCGGGCCGTCGAGGCGCTACACCGCGCGTTCATCGACGGCGAGGTGCCGCACAACGGCGACCAGGCGCTACGCCGACACGTCCTGAACGGCCGCCGCCGGCCGAACCGCTGGGGCGTGAGCTTCGGCAAGGAGACGCGCGAGAGCACGAAGAAGGTCGACGCCTTGGCCGCCTTGGTGCTGGCCCGCATGGCGCGAGGTCGCGTGCTCGGCGAAGGCGTGCTCTCCAAGCGCCGCAAGCGCACCGGCCGTCTGTACGGCTTCTGACCACTACCCGCCTTCGAGGAGGCCCCGTGTCCGTCGTCGGCCTCGCCGAAGACCTGATCAGCCAACACGCCGCGCTCACCAGCGACCCGAACAAGGGAAACGGCTACGTCGCC is part of the Micromonospora sp. WMMD980 genome and encodes:
- a CDS encoding helix-turn-helix transcriptional regulator yields the protein MADLPHPLALFIVSEIRRARGAAGMTQEAFGRAAGFSASHVSAVEGGTRALTMDFIKGGDRALNNGGMYERLVEKLGVPSWFLPWLDAERAATQLRCWQPSLVPGLLQTEDYARAVIRCDDTLSEEEVDRRLADRMERQAILTGGNAPQFIAVIAEAVLRRAREDFRHVMAGQIKHLIALAERPNISVHVLPDDISMHVGLTGPFSLARSPEHTWLGEMENQLGGVVVEKPADVDTLMSRWETVRNEALPRRQSIELMKEVVNSWT
- a CDS encoding terminase — encoded protein: MAAIRSMVEESDLPAAMGWPKDAIGKTRILLPGGGKLHPITASSSSQEGARPSFAVMDETHHWTASNGGHALAKVIRRNLAKSRDGMARAIETTNAHAPGQDTVAEISYLAFLSMTEKRTRGKGLLYDSREAPGHVELADRDQLMAGLACAYGDSSWVDLERIAEEVYDPATPPEEARRFYLNQIVAAADSWVAPHEYDANLREDLAPLADGDTVTLGFDGGRTDDSSALVAVRVSDGAPFLLGLWERPEGPAGLGWEVNQDAVRDMVDNAFTRFDVVAFFSDVALWETDVDRWRELYGERLLIKATTRHAVAWDMRGHQADTVRAVEALHRAFIDGEVPHNGDQALRRHVLNGRRRPNRWGVSFGKETRESTKKVDALAALVLARMARGRVLGEGVLSKRRKRTGRLYGF
- a CDS encoding recombinase family protein, with translation MLPTNPQAPALGRARLRASLYVRLSKSADDANTSLENMIKECRELVAREGFEEVALHVDDGISGGVRDRPEFIAWLNDARHGRADVLVAHHVDRMTREGLNVAAMILDVQEGKDHATGRQIHAPVRLMDTKGIDSNNGVAFRILFLIKAETAREERQRIKERQAGRATRLRLAGRWPGGEVPFGYQIVEAADGKGKTLALLNKEVDALEGCASRILDGHTLSRTVRWMNTHGVRPRRAPEWSRVTLRQALTGDHILGRVTIGGVVQRDAKGRALTPFPAALDLPTVVELRKALDPSPDPRKRTGRKPARLASRLIECSGCGHLLTVARTKTAYRPAGRPEEVRRYEMVAYRCQRKAEGKLCDRPVLVSALPFEAHLEARFKADFGHSPMVERRVIVADDGALTALEDDVAAVLASLAQSATPENFARLQALQAERDTLAAAPREPDVRKVLLGHTLSEEWDLRDTEGRRELLAEAYAALILKPGKRGGRGHFDPARLVAIPNEGEHDPDY
- a CDS encoding HNH endonuclease signature motif containing protein, giving the protein MAWEGSDRSARLPSDWAVRRLRILRRDAYRCQVPLESGPRCLAPAGEVDHIERGDNHEPENLRAICRWHHGKKTAAEGNAARRPAASRRRPPEQHPGSL
- a CDS encoding DUF397 domain-containing protein; the protein is MDLIGAHWRKSSRSGSGGGNCVEVADNLPGVVGVRDSKDPTGPALAFEPATWQGFVDYAKRIGPVG